One genomic region from Jiangella sp. DSM 45060 encodes:
- a CDS encoding FtsX-like permease family protein produces MRDIARKTIKGRKAGFIGAFLAVLLASVLVTSLGVLVESGIRGGLPPQRYAGADVVVSGVQALPVAEDTDIALPERVRLPADVVDAVADVPGVAEAAGDVNVPVGVVADGAVAELSRPVVGHGWSAAALAPFTVDGGDGPRRDDEVALDADLASSLGVAAGDHVELAVGGVASGYTVSGLVSRPGDARESAVFLTDERAGELAGSGGRWDAVVVVADGGVSAGELAGRIADAVPDVRTHTGDARGHVEFLDIGQARGELTVMAMSLAGTTVLIAMFVVAGTLALSIQQRRREFALLRAVGATRGQVRRLVGAEVMLLAVTAAVLGALPGYLVAAGLGRAFAGTGLLPADFQLAMSPLPGFAAIVLCLVTARLAGWVAARRPARLNPVEALGESAVEERRLGAGRVGAGALLVVLGLAVSGVPMLVPGMVGVAAAAGGALLLAIGVALLGPRVLGAAAGLLAAPIRRLSPVHGYLATANMRANSRRLAAAVTPIVLAVAVVSVQLFSQSTLAAAAGRQTVDGVVADHVITGRDGGVGGAVTDELRRELGDDATVTPVVHSQVIVRYTELGDPAQESFAAQGLDPAGLHRTLDLEVRDGDLGDLRDGTVALSRNASATFGASIGDTVEIVLGDGTAIEPTVVAVYGRGLGFGDVTLPHDELAAHTTTGLDTWVLVGGGDPGTVAQVAAEHPGLAAGTGSDLSAAGSSERSAESSSSLVAILALLAYLAVSVVNTLVMATAERTREFALLRLAGAARRHVLAMMRVEAAVIVAVSVVVGLLVALPPLVGVSIGLTESPLPSISPAGFGGIVLATALLGFLAIGVPARAALRLRPVDAIGLRE; encoded by the coding sequence ATGCGCGACATCGCCCGCAAGACCATCAAGGGACGCAAGGCCGGGTTCATCGGCGCGTTCCTCGCCGTCCTCCTCGCGTCGGTGCTGGTCACGTCGCTCGGTGTGCTGGTCGAGTCCGGCATCCGCGGCGGTCTGCCGCCGCAGCGCTACGCCGGCGCCGACGTCGTGGTCAGCGGCGTGCAGGCGCTCCCGGTGGCCGAAGACACCGACATCGCACTGCCCGAGCGGGTGCGACTGCCGGCCGACGTGGTCGACGCCGTGGCCGACGTGCCGGGGGTGGCCGAGGCGGCCGGCGACGTCAATGTCCCGGTCGGCGTGGTGGCCGACGGCGCCGTGGCAGAGCTGTCCCGCCCGGTCGTCGGGCACGGCTGGTCGGCGGCCGCGCTCGCACCGTTCACGGTCGACGGCGGCGACGGTCCGCGCCGCGACGACGAGGTGGCGCTCGACGCCGACCTCGCGTCGTCCCTGGGCGTCGCGGCCGGCGACCACGTCGAGCTGGCGGTCGGCGGGGTCGCGTCCGGCTACACGGTGAGCGGCCTGGTGTCGCGGCCGGGCGACGCGCGGGAGTCGGCGGTGTTCCTCACCGACGAGCGGGCCGGCGAACTGGCCGGGTCGGGTGGGCGGTGGGACGCCGTCGTGGTGGTCGCCGACGGCGGGGTGTCCGCCGGCGAGCTGGCCGGCCGCATCGCCGACGCCGTGCCCGACGTGCGCACTCACACCGGCGACGCCCGCGGTCACGTCGAGTTCCTCGACATCGGCCAGGCCCGCGGCGAACTGACGGTCATGGCGATGTCGCTGGCCGGCACCACGGTGCTCATCGCGATGTTCGTGGTGGCGGGCACGCTGGCGCTGTCGATCCAGCAGCGACGGCGCGAGTTCGCGCTGCTGCGTGCGGTCGGCGCGACGCGCGGGCAGGTCCGGCGGCTGGTCGGCGCCGAGGTCATGCTGCTGGCGGTCACGGCCGCGGTGCTCGGCGCCCTGCCCGGGTACCTGGTGGCGGCCGGGCTCGGGCGGGCGTTCGCCGGCACCGGTCTGCTGCCGGCCGACTTCCAGCTCGCGATGAGCCCACTGCCGGGGTTCGCGGCCATCGTGCTGTGCCTGGTCACGGCGCGGCTGGCGGGGTGGGTGGCGGCCAGGCGACCGGCGCGGTTGAACCCCGTCGAGGCGCTGGGCGAGAGCGCTGTCGAGGAGCGGCGCCTCGGTGCGGGCCGGGTGGGTGCGGGGGCGCTGCTGGTCGTGCTCGGGCTGGCCGTGTCCGGCGTGCCCATGCTGGTGCCCGGCATGGTCGGCGTGGCCGCGGCGGCGGGTGGGGCGCTGCTGCTGGCCATCGGCGTGGCGCTGCTCGGGCCGCGGGTGCTGGGGGCGGCGGCCGGGCTGCTGGCCGCTCCGATCCGGCGGCTGTCGCCGGTGCACGGGTACCTGGCCACGGCGAACATGCGGGCCAACTCGCGCCGGCTGGCGGCGGCTGTCACGCCCATCGTGCTCGCGGTCGCGGTCGTGTCCGTCCAGCTGTTCAGCCAGAGCACGCTGGCGGCCGCGGCCGGACGGCAGACCGTCGACGGCGTCGTGGCCGACCACGTGATCACCGGGCGCGACGGCGGGGTGGGCGGGGCGGTCACCGACGAGCTGCGCCGCGAGCTGGGCGACGACGCCACCGTGACGCCGGTCGTGCACAGCCAGGTCATCGTCCGCTACACCGAGCTGGGCGACCCGGCCCAGGAGTCGTTCGCCGCGCAGGGGCTCGACCCCGCCGGACTCCACCGCACCCTCGACCTCGAGGTCCGCGACGGCGACCTCGGCGACCTCCGCGACGGCACGGTGGCGTTGAGCCGCAACGCCTCGGCCACGTTCGGCGCGTCCATCGGCGACACCGTCGAGATCGTGCTCGGCGACGGCACCGCCATCGAGCCCACGGTGGTCGCGGTCTACGGCCGTGGCCTCGGCTTCGGCGACGTCACCCTGCCGCATGACGAGCTGGCCGCGCACACGACGACCGGCCTCGACACCTGGGTACTCGTCGGCGGCGGCGACCCCGGCACCGTCGCGCAGGTAGCGGCCGAGCACCCCGGCCTGGCCGCCGGCACCGGGTCCGACCTGTCCGCCGCCGGTTCGTCCGAGCGGTCCGCCGAGTCGTCGTCCAGCCTGGTGGCCATCCTCGCGCTGCTCGCGTACCTGGCGGTGTCGGTGGTGAACACGCTGGTCATGGCCACGGCCGAGCGCACGCGCGAGTTCGCCCTGCTCCGCCTGGCCGGCGCCGCCCGGCGACACGTGCTGGCCATGATGCGGGTCGAGGCCGCGGTCATCGTCGCGGTGTCGGTGGTGGTCGGGCTGCTGGTGGCGCTGCCCCCGCTGGTCGGCGTCAGCATTGGGCTCACGGAGTCGCCGCTGCCGTCGATCTCACCGGCCGGCTTCGGTGGCATCGTCCTCGCGACCGCCCTGCTCGGCTTCCTCGCCATCGGCGTTCCTGCCCGCGCGGCGCTGCGCCTCCGCCCGGTCGACGCCATCGGCCTGCGGGAGTGA
- a CDS encoding IS256 family transposase, with protein MALDHAALLEVLEAMRAADVDDRVRTAAQAMYQALIEAEATAVIGAGPWERSADRTAHRNGSRPRTLSTTAGDLELRIPKLRTGSFFPSLLERRRRVDQALFAVIMEAYLHGVSTRKVDDLVKALGADSGISKSEVSRICADLDAEVSSFRDRSLADQAYPYVFLDATYCKARVNRRVVSQAVVIATGVTADGRREVLGFDVGDSEDGAFWTAFLRSLKARGLGGVQLVISDAHTGLKHAIASVLLGAAWQRCRVHFLRNVLAQVPKGNAEMVAAAIRTIFAQPDAEHVHEQFDVIATMLGRQLPKVEQMLRDASNDLLAFTAFPISHWKKIWSTNPLERLNKEVKRRTDVVGVFPNPAALLRLAGAVLVEAHDEWQVAAERRYLSEASMALLTTPTTKEVAKPELMTA; from the coding sequence ATGGCCTTGGACCATGCTGCCCTACTTGAGGTGCTCGAGGCGATGCGGGCCGCTGACGTGGACGATCGGGTTCGCACCGCGGCGCAGGCGATGTATCAGGCGTTGATCGAGGCCGAGGCGACGGCGGTGATCGGCGCCGGTCCGTGGGAACGCAGCGCGGATCGGACCGCGCACCGCAACGGCTCGCGACCGCGGACCCTGTCGACCACGGCCGGGGATCTGGAGTTGCGCATTCCCAAGTTGCGCACCGGGTCGTTCTTCCCCTCCCTGTTGGAGCGGCGCCGCCGAGTCGACCAGGCGTTGTTCGCCGTGATCATGGAGGCCTACCTGCACGGGGTGTCGACCCGCAAGGTCGACGACCTGGTCAAGGCGCTGGGCGCGGACAGCGGGATCTCCAAGTCGGAGGTGTCGCGGATCTGCGCCGACCTCGACGCCGAGGTCTCCAGCTTCCGGGACCGGTCGCTGGCCGATCAGGCCTATCCGTACGTGTTCCTCGACGCCACCTACTGCAAGGCTCGGGTGAACCGCCGCGTGGTGTCCCAGGCGGTGGTCATCGCCACCGGCGTCACCGCCGACGGGCGCCGCGAGGTGCTCGGATTCGACGTCGGTGACAGCGAGGACGGCGCGTTCTGGACCGCGTTCCTGCGCTCGTTGAAGGCCCGCGGGCTGGGCGGTGTCCAGCTGGTCATCTCCGACGCCCACACCGGCCTCAAGCACGCCATCGCCTCGGTCCTGCTCGGGGCGGCCTGGCAGCGCTGCCGGGTGCACTTCCTACGCAACGTGCTCGCCCAGGTCCCCAAGGGCAACGCCGAGATGGTGGCCGCAGCGATCCGCACCATCTTCGCCCAGCCCGACGCCGAGCACGTGCACGAGCAGTTCGACGTCATCGCCACCATGCTCGGCCGGCAACTACCCAAGGTCGAACAGATGCTGCGCGACGCCAGTAACGATCTCCTCGCGTTCACCGCGTTCCCGATCAGTCACTGGAAGAAGATCTGGTCCACCAACCCGCTGGAACGGCTGAACAAGGAGGTCAAACGCCGCACCGACGTCGTCGGAGTGTTCCCCAACCCCGCCGCCCTGCTCCGCCTGGCCGGCGCTGTCCTGGTGGAGGCCCACGATGAATGGCAGGTCGCCGCCGAACGCCGCTACCTCTCCGAAGCCTCCATGGCGCTACTCACCACACCCACCACCAAGGAGGTGGCCAAACCCGAACTCATGACGGCATGA
- the mshD gene encoding mycothiol synthase, whose product MATTFTAAELAEVTALADRARAADGVSPFSDDLFPAARSGATTAALAVHAGDRLMGAAYAAVQGDRLAAELVVDPEHRGLGVGGALLNDLLDFIPGELWLWSHGDHPAAAALARRHGLVRARELLQLRRRIAPGELPEPVLPDGVRLRPFVVGQDEAAWLEVNNAAFDWHPEQGGQTLDDIAAAESAPDFDPAGFLLAVDADDRVLGFHWTKVHAHDPNPGRDTLSRRGPESSDPGGVDEPIGEVYVLGVAPSAHGRGLGGALTIAGLRHLADVAGVRTVTLYVEGDNTAAVRLYEREGFTRHAIDVAYRRD is encoded by the coding sequence GTGGCGACGACGTTCACGGCAGCGGAGCTGGCCGAGGTCACGGCGCTGGCCGACCGGGCCCGCGCCGCCGACGGCGTGTCCCCCTTCTCCGACGACCTCTTCCCGGCCGCCCGCTCCGGTGCGACAACGGCGGCACTGGCCGTTCACGCCGGCGACCGCCTCATGGGCGCCGCCTACGCCGCCGTCCAAGGCGACCGGCTGGCCGCCGAGCTGGTCGTCGACCCCGAGCATCGAGGACTCGGGGTGGGTGGCGCCCTGCTCAACGACCTCCTCGACTTCATCCCCGGTGAGCTGTGGCTGTGGTCGCACGGCGATCACCCGGCGGCCGCGGCGCTGGCTCGGCGGCACGGGCTCGTGCGGGCCCGCGAGCTGCTGCAGCTGCGCCGCCGGATCGCGCCCGGCGAGCTGCCGGAACCGGTGCTGCCCGACGGCGTGCGGCTGCGCCCGTTCGTCGTCGGCCAGGACGAGGCCGCCTGGCTGGAGGTCAACAACGCCGCGTTCGACTGGCACCCGGAACAGGGCGGCCAGACCCTCGACGACATCGCGGCGGCCGAGTCGGCGCCCGACTTCGACCCGGCCGGCTTCCTCCTCGCCGTCGACGCCGACGACCGGGTGCTCGGCTTCCACTGGACGAAGGTGCACGCGCACGACCCCAACCCGGGCCGAGACACGCTTTCCCGTCGAGGGCCGGAGTCGAGTGATCCAGGCGGCGTCGACGAACCGATCGGCGAGGTCTACGTCCTCGGTGTCGCGCCGTCGGCGCACGGCCGCGGGCTGGGCGGCGCACTGACCATCGCCGGACTGCGCCACCTGGCCGACGTCGCCGGCGTGCGCACCGTGACCCTGTACGTCGAGGGCGACAACACCGCCGCCGTGCGCCTGTACGAGCGTGAGGGCTTCACCCGCCACGCCATCGACGTGGCCTACCGCCGCGACTGA
- a CDS encoding response regulator transcription factor produces MATIVLLTNSLQSSAEVLPALGFLLHDVRVLPAEASALVDAPTGDVVAVDARRDLSQARGLTRLIRTTGVDVPLMAIVTEGGLAAVTAEWGIDDVLLDSAGPAEVEARLRLAQGRLAAAGDDAPDEIRSGDLLIDEATYTAKVARRTLDLTYKEFELLKFLAQHPGRVFTRAQLLQEVWGYDYFGGTRTVDVHVRRLRAKLGADYESLIGTVRNVGYRFVPPQQGRSGRPPADVPLPEDDIASDRGGMSITLSD; encoded by the coding sequence ATGGCAACCATCGTCCTGCTGACCAATTCCCTGCAGTCGTCGGCCGAGGTGCTGCCCGCCCTCGGCTTCCTTCTGCACGACGTCCGGGTGCTGCCCGCCGAGGCGTCCGCGCTGGTCGACGCGCCCACGGGTGACGTCGTCGCCGTCGACGCCCGCCGCGACCTCTCCCAGGCGCGCGGTCTCACCCGCCTCATCCGCACCACCGGGGTCGATGTCCCGCTGATGGCCATCGTCACCGAGGGCGGGCTGGCCGCCGTCACCGCCGAATGGGGCATCGACGACGTCCTGCTCGACTCCGCGGGCCCGGCCGAGGTCGAGGCGCGGCTTCGGCTCGCGCAGGGCCGGCTGGCCGCCGCCGGCGACGACGCGCCCGACGAGATCCGCTCCGGCGACCTCCTCATCGACGAAGCCACGTACACCGCGAAGGTGGCGCGCCGCACGCTCGACCTCACCTACAAGGAGTTCGAGCTGCTCAAGTTCCTCGCTCAGCATCCGGGCCGCGTCTTCACCCGCGCTCAGCTCCTCCAAGAGGTATGGGGGTACGACTACTTCGGTGGTACCCGCACGGTCGACGTCCATGTGCGGCGGTTGCGGGCGAAGCTCGGCGCCGACTACGAATCGCTCATTGGCACCGTCCGCAACGTCGGCTACCGGTTCGTCCCACCTCAGCAGGGCCGCTCCGGCCGTCCCCCGGCGGACGTCCCGCTCCCTGAGGACGACATCGCCTCTGACCGTGGCGGCATGAGCATCACCCTGTCCGACTGA
- a CDS encoding alpha/beta hydrolase gives MPDLDTPGAAAAAPRPDARPQRTGHSRRLQAADGTLLHARYFPRRDGVAGDLAVVVAHGFTQSSHSPQMKRISNWLSEHASVVLLDLRGHGRSRGHSTLGWREVLDMDAAVSWARALGYRRVATLGFSLGSAVAVRHGALHRGVGAVAAVSVPGEWHYRGTAAMRTLLRLILTKPGRGLLRLLRRTRVSPSGWSTPDPIDARAAAAELDVPLLVVHGDEDGYFPVHHAWQVHAAAPSGSLWLERGFGHAEAGATESLVTRIGAWLDEHTVAVDPVRA, from the coding sequence ATGCCGGACCTCGACACTCCCGGGGCAGCCGCCGCCGCACCCCGGCCGGACGCACGCCCGCAACGCACCGGACACTCGCGCCGCCTGCAGGCCGCCGACGGCACGTTGCTGCACGCCCGCTACTTCCCCCGCCGCGACGGCGTCGCCGGCGACCTCGCCGTGGTCGTCGCGCACGGCTTCACGCAGAGCTCGCACAGCCCGCAGATGAAACGCATCTCGAACTGGCTCAGCGAGCACGCCTCCGTCGTCCTGCTCGACCTGCGCGGGCACGGCCGGTCGCGCGGGCACTCGACGCTGGGCTGGCGCGAGGTCCTCGACATGGACGCCGCCGTCAGTTGGGCGCGCGCCCTCGGCTACCGGCGGGTGGCGACGCTCGGGTTCTCGCTCGGCTCGGCGGTCGCGGTGCGTCACGGCGCACTGCACCGCGGTGTCGGCGCCGTGGCCGCCGTCAGCGTCCCTGGTGAGTGGCATTACCGCGGCACCGCCGCCATGCGCACGCTGCTGCGGCTCATCCTCACCAAGCCGGGCCGCGGGTTGCTGCGGCTGCTGCGCCGCACTCGGGTCTCGCCGTCCGGCTGGTCCACACCCGACCCCATCGACGCGCGGGCGGCGGCCGCCGAGCTGGACGTCCCGCTGCTGGTCGTGCACGGCGACGAGGACGGCTACTTCCCGGTACACCACGCCTGGCAGGTGCACGCCGCCGCGCCGTCCGGCTCACTCTGGCTGGAACGCGGCTTCGGCCACGCCGAGGCCGGCGCCACCGAGTCGCTGGTGACGCGCATCGGCGCCTGGCTCGACGAGCACACCGTCGCGGTCGACCCCGTGCGGGCATGA
- a CDS encoding MoaD/ThiS family protein, protein MAKVTLRYWAALRAAAGIPEEVVDAGTLAEALAAARSAHSGSPRFAAVLDICAVVVDGTPAGSRDPAGIVLHDGSAVELLPPFAGGSSPDR, encoded by the coding sequence ATGGCGAAGGTGACGCTGCGTTACTGGGCCGCTCTCCGCGCGGCGGCAGGCATCCCCGAGGAGGTCGTCGACGCCGGCACGCTCGCCGAGGCGCTGGCGGCGGCTCGGTCGGCGCACAGCGGGTCGCCGCGCTTCGCCGCCGTCCTCGACATCTGCGCCGTCGTCGTCGACGGCACCCCGGCCGGGTCGCGCGATCCGGCGGGCATCGTCCTGCACGACGGCTCAGCGGTCGAGCTGCTCCCACCCTTCGCCGGCGGGAGCAGCCCGGACCGCTGA
- a CDS encoding PQQ-binding-like beta-propeller repeat protein, producing MRNIRGRVTALLAVAAVALTACGDDSEPSAEETSTEAPSEEPSDEPSTPEETTPEFSCPPEIGAELPEGLDPDNCWSHEGLERPTLIDGTVFALEPDASDPTTDRHILALDAETGERLWKSEVLPGQVSALRATEVDGGPGVAVIVTEDNAGDAVTEASTAWGYLAWPADAGGDEGGDAGSADPSFPAEVHITVPQGENPHTEVFWTDQGVLAGDFLLKPGATEFVPVNRDPEPMVVGAYDLDEYFAGVSGDLMISYVRGIAYEISENGDTYVGWLARTFDGAEAWNTVTSTPNEEDLLFAEGPNHMTMLVGSYLLTIAATDENATAFEATWLDAATHEPATPSAADLAGAQPIIADSGRLEGAGALLSPDGARLFTGWSQGGLVLDVEAGAVTPVAADFAIQGSAIDDSTVFGATENGTLTVDLASAAAKAIDPPRQSFDIVDGEFGLATIEGAVGDPSYLVGGPRTDG from the coding sequence ATGAGGAACATTCGCGGCCGGGTCACAGCGCTCCTGGCCGTCGCCGCGGTCGCCCTGACGGCGTGCGGCGACGACTCGGAGCCGTCGGCCGAGGAGACCAGCACCGAGGCGCCGAGCGAGGAGCCGTCGGACGAACCGTCCACGCCGGAGGAGACCACACCCGAGTTCAGCTGCCCGCCGGAGATCGGCGCTGAACTGCCCGAGGGCCTGGACCCGGACAACTGCTGGTCGCACGAGGGCCTGGAGCGCCCGACGTTGATCGACGGCACCGTGTTCGCCCTCGAGCCCGACGCGTCGGACCCGACGACGGACCGCCACATCCTCGCGCTGGACGCCGAGACGGGCGAGCGGCTATGGAAGTCGGAGGTGCTGCCGGGCCAGGTGTCGGCGCTGCGGGCGACCGAGGTCGACGGCGGCCCCGGCGTCGCCGTCATCGTCACCGAGGACAACGCCGGCGACGCGGTCACCGAGGCGTCGACGGCGTGGGGCTACCTCGCCTGGCCGGCCGACGCCGGTGGTGACGAGGGTGGCGACGCCGGCAGCGCCGACCCGTCCTTCCCGGCCGAGGTGCACATCACCGTCCCGCAGGGCGAGAACCCGCACACCGAGGTGTTCTGGACCGATCAGGGCGTGCTGGCCGGCGACTTCCTCCTGAAGCCGGGCGCCACCGAATTCGTCCCGGTCAACCGCGACCCCGAGCCGATGGTCGTCGGCGCGTACGACCTGGACGAGTACTTCGCCGGCGTCTCCGGTGACCTGATGATCTCCTACGTCCGCGGCATCGCCTATGAGATCTCGGAGAACGGCGACACCTACGTCGGCTGGCTGGCCCGCACGTTCGACGGCGCCGAGGCGTGGAACACCGTCACGTCGACGCCGAACGAGGAGGACCTCCTGTTCGCCGAGGGACCGAACCACATGACGATGCTGGTCGGCTCGTACCTGCTGACCATCGCCGCGACGGACGAGAATGCCACGGCCTTCGAGGCCACCTGGCTGGACGCCGCCACGCACGAGCCGGCCACGCCCTCGGCCGCCGACCTCGCCGGTGCGCAGCCGATCATCGCCGACTCCGGCCGCCTGGAGGGCGCCGGCGCGCTGCTCTCCCCCGACGGAGCGCGCCTGTTCACGGGCTGGTCGCAAGGGGGGCTGGTCCTCGACGTCGAGGCCGGCGCGGTCACCCCGGTCGCGGCGGACTTCGCGATCCAGGGGTCCGCGATCGACGACTCGACGGTCTTCGGCGCCACCGAGAACGGCACGCTGACCGTCGACCTCGCCAGCGCGGCGGCGAAGGCGATCGACCCGCCGCGCCAGTCGTTCGACATCGTCGACGGCGAGTTCGGCCTGGCGACCATCGAGGGCGCCGTGGGCGACCCGTCGTACCTGGTCGGCGGCCCGCGCACCGACGGCTGA
- a CDS encoding thioredoxin family protein — MTGLVVVVAVLAAATAFGLWRRARDGRVVEARVDEQLLGPDELGAPLGERATLVQFSTAFCQPCRAARATLSHVAADTEGVVHVEIDAEHHLDLVRRLNILRTPTTLVLDGSGRIVRRATGAPRLAEVRAALPA; from the coding sequence GTGACAGGACTGGTGGTCGTCGTCGCCGTGCTCGCGGCCGCCACGGCGTTCGGGCTGTGGCGGCGTGCCCGCGACGGCCGGGTGGTGGAGGCGAGGGTGGACGAGCAGCTACTGGGCCCCGACGAGCTGGGCGCGCCGCTGGGCGAGCGGGCCACGCTGGTGCAGTTCTCGACGGCGTTCTGCCAGCCGTGCCGGGCCGCCCGCGCCACGCTGTCGCACGTCGCCGCCGACACCGAGGGCGTCGTGCACGTCGAGATCGACGCCGAGCACCATCTCGACCTCGTCCGGCGGCTGAACATCCTGCGTACGCCCACCACGCTGGTGCTCGATGGCAGTGGCCGCATCGTCCGCCGGGCGACCGGCGCGCCGCGGCTGGCGGAGGTGAGAGCCGCGCTCCCTGCCTAG
- a CDS encoding DUF4395 domain-containing protein — protein sequence MPTRIDPRGPRFAATLTTVVLAVVLVTGSAWLLAVQGLVFAAGALFGLPRAPYGQLYAKLVRPRLGPPGELEDAAPPRFAQAVGLVFAVAGVIAFAAGLTTVAYVAVAAALAAAFLNAAFGFCLGCEFYLAFRRLFPSQPNTTEVAS from the coding sequence ATGCCGACTCGCATCGACCCACGCGGTCCCCGGTTCGCGGCCACGCTCACCACCGTCGTCCTCGCGGTCGTCCTGGTCACGGGCAGCGCCTGGCTGCTGGCCGTCCAGGGTCTGGTGTTCGCGGCCGGAGCGCTGTTCGGGCTGCCGCGGGCGCCGTACGGGCAGCTGTACGCGAAGCTCGTCCGGCCCCGGCTCGGTCCGCCCGGCGAGCTCGAGGACGCCGCGCCGCCGCGGTTCGCCCAGGCCGTCGGGCTGGTGTTCGCCGTCGCCGGCGTCATCGCCTTCGCGGCCGGGCTGACCACGGTCGCGTACGTCGCCGTCGCGGCCGCACTGGCGGCGGCGTTCCTCAACGCGGCCTTCGGCTTCTGCCTGGGCTGCGAGTTCTACCTCGCCTTCCGGCGTCTGTTCCCATCCCAACCCAACACCACGGAGGTCGCGTCATGA
- a CDS encoding sulfurtransferase, giving the protein MSRESSLVSADWVEQNLDNPKVVLVEVDEDTAAYDKNHIRGAVKVNWSTDLRDPLRRDFVNKEQFEALLGGLGIGNDDTVVLYGGNNNWFAAYAYWYFKVYGHGDVRLLDGGRKIWELESRELVDTVPSREATSYTAQDPDNSIRAFRDEVVAAIGAQNLVDVRSPDEYAGRLLAPAHLPQEVSQVPGHIPTAANVPWSKAANDDGTFRSDDELRALYGDAGVDFGKDTIAYCRIGERSSHTWFVLREILGVENVKNYDGSWTEYGSLVGVPVALGDEPGTA; this is encoded by the coding sequence ATGAGCCGCGAGTCCAGCCTCGTCTCGGCCGACTGGGTCGAGCAGAACCTCGACAACCCGAAGGTGGTGCTCGTCGAGGTCGACGAGGACACCGCCGCCTACGACAAGAACCACATCCGCGGCGCCGTGAAGGTCAACTGGTCCACCGACCTGCGCGACCCGCTGCGTCGTGACTTCGTGAACAAGGAGCAGTTCGAGGCGCTGCTCGGCGGTCTCGGCATCGGCAACGACGACACCGTCGTGCTGTACGGCGGCAACAACAACTGGTTCGCCGCCTACGCGTACTGGTACTTCAAGGTCTACGGGCACGGCGACGTGCGGCTGCTCGACGGCGGCCGGAAGATCTGGGAGCTGGAGAGCCGCGAGCTGGTCGACACCGTCCCGTCGCGCGAGGCCACCAGCTACACCGCGCAGGACCCGGACAACTCGATCCGCGCCTTCCGCGACGAGGTCGTCGCCGCCATCGGCGCGCAGAACCTGGTCGACGTCCGCTCGCCCGACGAGTACGCCGGCCGGCTGCTGGCCCCGGCCCACCTGCCGCAGGAGGTGTCGCAGGTCCCGGGCCACATCCCGACTGCGGCGAACGTTCCGTGGAGCAAGGCGGCCAACGACGACGGCACCTTCCGCTCCGACGACGAGCTGCGCGCCCTCTACGGCGACGCCGGCGTCGACTTCGGCAAGGACACCATCGCCTACTGCCGCATCGGCGAGCGCTCGTCGCACACGTGGTTCGTGCTGCGCGAGATCCTCGGCGTCGAGAACGTCAAGAACTACGACGGCTCGTGGACCGAGTACGGCTCGCTGGTCGGCGTCCCCGTGGCCCTCGGCGACGAGCCCGGGACGGCCTGA
- a CDS encoding DUF1416 domain-containing protein, which produces MCGATTGGVSLEGVDVTKETVIQGVVHRDDAPLSGAYVRLLDATGEFTAEVPTSATGQFRFFAAPGTWTLRTLAPGADTVDRSVVADIGVTDVDVHVG; this is translated from the coding sequence ATGTGCGGAGCCACGACCGGCGGCGTGTCGCTGGAAGGAGTCGACGTGACCAAGGAGACCGTCATCCAGGGTGTCGTCCACCGTGACGACGCGCCCCTGTCCGGCGCGTACGTGCGGCTGCTCGACGCGACCGGCGAGTTCACCGCCGAGGTCCCGACCAGCGCGACCGGCCAGTTCCGGTTCTTCGCCGCGCCCGGCACCTGGACGCTGCGCACGCTGGCCCCCGGCGCCGACACCGTCGACCGCTCGGTCGTCGCCGACATCGGCGTCACCGACGTCGACGTCCACGTCGGCTGA
- a CDS encoding DsrE family protein, with protein MERTLVVKVTAGSDAPERCSQAFTVATTALAAGASVSLWLTGESSWFALPGRAAEFDLPHAAPLPDLLDALLAGGTVTLCTQCAARRGIGPDDVLDGVRIAGAPTFVEEIMADGVQALVY; from the coding sequence ATGGAGCGCACCCTCGTCGTCAAGGTCACCGCCGGGTCCGACGCGCCGGAGCGGTGCTCGCAGGCCTTCACCGTCGCGACGACGGCGCTCGCGGCGGGCGCGTCGGTGTCGCTGTGGCTGACCGGTGAGTCGTCGTGGTTCGCGCTGCCCGGCCGGGCCGCCGAGTTCGACCTGCCGCACGCCGCGCCGCTGCCCGACCTGCTCGACGCGCTGCTGGCCGGCGGCACGGTGACGCTGTGCACCCAGTGCGCCGCCCGCCGCGGCATCGGCCCCGACGACGTCCTCGACGGCGTCCGCATCGCCGGCGCACCGACCTTCGTCGAAGAGATCATGGCCGACGGCGTCCAGGCCCTCGTCTACTGA